From the genome of Verrucomicrobiia bacterium, one region includes:
- the rplP gene encoding 50S ribosomal protein L16 has protein sequence MPLQPARVKYRKMHRGNRAGLAYRGSTVAFGEYGLMALERCWMDSKQLEAARVAISREMKRHGKLWIRVFPQKSFTKKPLETRMGKGKAPVEGWVAVVRPANILFEVDGVSETVARDCMRLAAAKLPIKTKFVSRHQRAA, from the coding sequence ATGCCTTTACAGCCAGCAAGAGTTAAGTATCGCAAAATGCACCGCGGCAATCGCGCGGGTCTGGCGTATCGCGGTAGCACGGTGGCCTTTGGCGAGTACGGCCTGATGGCGCTGGAGCGTTGTTGGATGGATAGCAAACAACTGGAAGCCGCGCGCGTGGCCATCTCCCGGGAGATGAAGCGCCACGGCAAGTTGTGGATCCGGGTGTTTCCGCAAAAGTCCTTCACCAAAAAGCCGCTCGAAACCCGGATGGGTAAGGGTAAAGCGCCGGTGGAAGGCTGGGTGGCGGTGGTGCGTCCGGCGAACATTTTATTCGAGGTGGACGGAGTGTCCGAAACGGTGGCCCGCGATTGCATGCGGCTGGCGGCAGCCAAGTTGCCGATCAAGACCAAGTTCGTTTCCCGACATCAACGCGCGGCATAA